One window from the genome of Dermacentor silvarum isolate Dsil-2018 chromosome 7, BIME_Dsil_1.4, whole genome shotgun sequence encodes:
- the LOC119458174 gene encoding sulfotransferase 1B1, giving the protein MDEESYRYVEGMWMHKLFKDEAVLSAVNYKPRQGDIFVATYPKCGTNWTQFIVYNILTRAAPVTNMGEFRLMSPFIDMTGAGSAENPLRNGPIITHFPLSVLRPANCAKYIYVARNPYDCAVSFYHFLKGLTPKSVTDVSFEKFLNLYLGGKVLYGDYFDHLLPWYEHRGAQNILFITYEQLKADTRSQVLKIADFLGNEHGKALREDEDLLQSVLHACSMESMKPIFDLKAMDMAKLMLKATPAKSEMFAVVKDLAELKVEMHQGSSFVRKGIVGDWRNYFTAEQVQRTKEWIAKKAQGSGVMALWNDCELP; this is encoded by the exons ATGGACGAAGAGTCATACCGTTACGTCGAAGGCATGTGGATGCACAAGCTCTTCAAGGATGAAGCTGTCCTCTCCGCAGTCAACTACAAACCGCGACAGGGAGACATCTTTGTCGCTACGTACCCTAAATGCGGTACAAATTGGACGCAGTTTATTGTTTACAATATTTTGACTCGTGCGGCACCGGTCACCAACATGGGCGAATTCAGACTGATGAGCCCGTTCATCGATATGACTGGAGCCGGTTCTGCGGAGAACCCGTTGAGAAATGGTCCCATTATAACACACTTTCCGTTAAGCGTTTTACGTCCAGCAAACTGTGCCAAGTACATCTACGTGGCAAGGAACCCATATGACTGTGCCGTGTCCTTCTACCACTTCTTGAAGGGACTGACTCCGAAAAGTGTCACCGATGTTTCCTTTGAGAAGTTCCTCAACCTCTACTTGGGAGGAAAG GTCCTCTACGGCGACTACTTCGATCACCTTCTACCATGGTATGAGCATCGAGGAGCCCAAAATATCCTTTTCATCACATATGAACAACTGAAGGCGGACACAAGGTCGCAAGTGCTGAAGATCGCTGACTTTCTTGGCAATGAACACGGAAAAGCGTTGCGTGAAGACGAGGACCTTCTTCAGAGCGTCCTCCATGCTTGCAGTATGGAAAGCATGAAGCCCATCTTCGATTTAAAGGCAATGGATATGGCAAAGTTGATGCTTAAAGCTACACCGGCGAAGTCCGAGATGTTTGCAGTGGTAAAGGACTTGGCGGAGCTAAAGGTCGAAATGCATCAAGGCTCCAGCTTTGTTCGGAAGGGAATCGTCGGCGACTGGCGAAATTATTTTACTGCCGAGCAGGTACAGCGAACGAAAGAATGGATTGCAAAAAAGGCCCAGGGTAGCGGAGTCATGGCACTCTGGAACGACTGTGAACTTCCGTAG